The Silvanigrella paludirubra genome includes a window with the following:
- a CDS encoding PAS domain-containing methyl-accepting chemotaxis protein — protein MNDANQTMLNTTPNLNLSTINPLKADDYIGMAENSPINILYCDLNFTIIYVNPTSLQTLLKIEKYLPIRVSAILGSSIDIFHKVPAHQRRILANDKNLPHRAIISVGPEKLDLLVSAIYDSNKNYIGAMVTWEIVTEKLKTATNLARINSMMENIPINVLFSDLDFNITYANATSLKTLERLEKYLPIKINEIVGANIDIFHKNPAHQRRMVSNDKNLPHRAIINVGPEKLSLLASAVYDFDRKFIGVMVTWEIITDRVTLTENIGEASRQLAAASEELNATSKQMSLNADKTTSVANSTAAASEEVSHGVRSVATNTEEMTAAIKEIARNAAEASANSSLALKQAQNTNSIIIKLGESSKEIGNVIKVISSIAQQTNLLALNATIEAARAGDAGRGFAVVANEVKELAKQTAKATEDITNKITGIQNDSKSSIEAVTLISQSIEKLNSIATAIAASVEEQAATTNEVSRIVQQSAEGVSSISQNIKVVSEAASQTSNGSSQVLISAKSLSELAIKLDELVKNIKV, from the coding sequence ATGAATGATGCAAACCAAACGATGTTAAATACAACTCCAAATTTAAATTTATCGACTATCAATCCTCTTAAAGCTGATGACTATATTGGGATGGCTGAAAACTCACCTATCAATATTTTGTATTGTGATCTTAATTTTACTATAATTTATGTTAATCCAACTAGTTTGCAAACTCTTTTAAAAATTGAAAAATATTTGCCAATCCGAGTTTCTGCAATTCTTGGATCGTCTATTGATATTTTTCATAAAGTACCAGCGCATCAAAGAAGAATTTTAGCAAATGACAAAAACCTTCCTCATAGAGCGATTATATCTGTTGGACCTGAAAAATTAGATCTTCTTGTCTCTGCTATTTATGATTCAAATAAAAATTATATTGGGGCCATGGTCACCTGGGAAATTGTTACTGAAAAATTAAAGACAGCTACAAATTTAGCACGTATTAATTCTATGATGGAAAATATTCCTATAAATGTATTGTTTAGCGATTTAGATTTTAACATTACTTATGCAAACGCAACAAGTTTAAAAACTCTAGAAAGACTTGAAAAGTATTTACCTATAAAAATTAATGAAATTGTTGGAGCTAATATAGATATTTTTCATAAAAACCCAGCCCATCAAAGGCGAATGGTTTCAAATGATAAAAACTTACCTCATAGAGCAATTATAAATGTAGGACCCGAAAAACTTAGTTTATTAGCTTCTGCAGTCTATGACTTTGATAGAAAATTTATTGGAGTCATGGTTACATGGGAGATTATTACAGATCGTGTAACCTTAACTGAAAATATTGGGGAAGCATCAAGGCAGCTGGCTGCTGCCTCTGAAGAATTAAATGCAACATCAAAACAAATGAGTTTAAATGCGGACAAAACAACATCTGTTGCAAATTCAACAGCAGCTGCTTCGGAAGAAGTTTCTCATGGAGTAAGATCGGTTGCTACAAATACAGAAGAAATGACGGCAGCTATTAAAGAAATTGCAAGAAATGCGGCAGAAGCGTCTGCAAATAGTTCATTGGCACTTAAGCAAGCTCAAAATACAAATTCTATTATTATTAAGTTAGGTGAAAGTAGTAAAGAAATTGGAAATGTAATAAAAGTAATTAGCTCTATAGCACAACAAACAAATTTATTAGCATTAAATGCAACGATTGAAGCTGCTAGAGCGGGCGATGCCGGCAGAGGTTTTGCTGTGGTTGCAAATGAAGTAAAAGAACTTGCAAAACAGACGGCAAAAGCGACTGAAGATATCACCAATAAAATTACAGGAATTCAAAACGATTCAAAAAGCTCAATTGAAGCTGTTACATTAATTAGTCAATCTATTGAAAAATTAAATAGTATTGCTACTGCCATTGCGGCTTCTGTAGAAGAGCAAGCGGCAACAACAAATGAAGTTTCCAGAATTGTTCAGCAATCTGCTGAAGGTGTATCTAGTATCTCGCAAAATATAAAGGTGGTATCTGAGGCCGCTTCGCAGACTTCAAACGGATCTTCGCAAGTTTTAATTTCTGCTAAATCATTAAGTGAATTAGCAATAAAATTAGATGAATTAGTTAAAAATATTAAAGTTTAA
- a CDS encoding response regulator: MNDCTENKMANKILIVDDAKTIRQQVNFTLTKGGFEVIEAEDGVDGIEKLKANKDVKVIISDINMPNMGGIEMVTAINTSNDLPHPPILMLTTEGAAEIVAEAKKAGASGWITKPFKPEVLIEAVKRLVG, encoded by the coding sequence ATGAACGATTGTACGGAGAATAAAATGGCTAACAAGATATTAATTGTTGATGATGCAAAAACGATTCGCCAACAAGTAAATTTCACCCTGACTAAAGGTGGATTTGAAGTCATTGAAGCCGAAGATGGTGTTGATGGTATAGAAAAATTAAAAGCAAATAAAGATGTAAAAGTGATCATTAGTGATATCAATATGCCTAATATGGGTGGTATTGAAATGGTAACAGCAATCAATACCAGTAATGATTTACCACACCCACCAATCCTTATGTTAACAACCGAAGGCGCTGCCGAAATTGTAGCAGAAGCTAAAAAAGCGGGGGCAAGTGGTTGGATCACAAAACCATTTAAACCTGAAGTTCTAATTGAAGCAGTGAAAAGATTAGTGGGTTAG
- a CDS encoding PAS domain S-box protein, with the protein MNFKNYSFKEKINQILLEFDKITNQSDSENIKNNIKSMLIDVKNNEEYHSKYNESFNSTELWKRIFDNIPSMIGYWDYNQINIICNQSYSNYFGKSPSNIIGHHMEEVLGKDLYLKNLPFIQKVLEGSAQSFEREIITPNGQSKYTVANYIPDFNNNKIEGFYVIVTDITDIKILENQNNKIQTSYRIIFENAPIGMTQLNSNYEFISANPKFCNLLEYSEDELKKKNIFEVTHPDDKEKTKDAANKFIDKMSTNNFIEKRYLTKTGKIIWVKIYTETFFDNNLKDYIFISTVEDVTNIKESQIEMEKIQKALFESQSLLKLTLDYLPGAVSSKNKEGKYNFINKKFKFDFNIPQGDITQKSDFDIFPKEVAEGFRNNDLTILNTRSLLNFKRQIPNYKGNICVYDIYMFPVINTDYQIVSITTILYDITEKIELEKSLLLEKEKVNHNSRLASLGEMAAGIVHEINNPLTIIDGNIKMLEILKDNPIKFSEKLKSMEKASERIIKIIRGLRKFSRSNYQNEYRLELFSEILNEVLIMIEEKAKQSFVQLKLDIAPNIFIFCNLIEIEQVIVNLLNNAIDAIQNLEEKWVKINLFKNKGQAILQIIDSGNGISKESEEKIFQPFFTTKAIGEGTGLGLAIVKGILEQHKASIHLNHNFKNTCFEIFFPLNNEDAHGN; encoded by the coding sequence ATGAATTTTAAAAATTACTCTTTTAAAGAAAAAATAAATCAAATCCTTCTTGAATTTGATAAAATAACAAATCAAAGCGATTCAGAAAATATTAAAAATAATATTAAAAGCATGCTTATTGATGTAAAAAATAATGAAGAATATCATTCAAAATATAATGAATCTTTTAATTCAACTGAATTATGGAAAAGAATTTTTGATAATATTCCATCCATGATTGGCTATTGGGACTATAATCAGATAAACATAATTTGTAATCAATCCTATTCTAACTACTTTGGCAAATCGCCCTCAAACATTATAGGCCATCACATGGAAGAAGTTTTGGGTAAAGATCTTTACTTGAAAAATCTTCCTTTTATTCAAAAAGTTTTAGAAGGTTCTGCTCAATCATTTGAAAGAGAAATTATAACTCCAAACGGGCAATCTAAATATACTGTGGCTAATTATATTCCTGATTTTAATAATAATAAAATTGAAGGTTTCTACGTAATTGTTACAGATATAACTGATATCAAAATCCTCGAAAACCAAAATAACAAAATTCAAACATCTTATCGAATTATCTTTGAAAATGCACCTATAGGCATGACTCAGTTAAATTCAAATTATGAATTTATTTCTGCTAATCCTAAATTTTGTAATTTACTTGAATACTCTGAAGACGAGCTCAAGAAAAAAAATATTTTTGAAGTTACACATCCCGATGACAAAGAAAAAACAAAAGATGCTGCAAATAAATTTATTGATAAAATGAGTACTAATAATTTTATAGAAAAAAGATATCTCACTAAAACTGGTAAAATTATATGGGTAAAAATTTATACGGAAACTTTTTTTGATAATAACCTAAAAGATTATATTTTTATTTCAACAGTTGAAGATGTAACTAATATTAAAGAATCTCAAATAGAAATGGAAAAAATCCAAAAAGCTTTATTTGAAAGTCAAAGTCTATTAAAATTAACGCTAGATTATTTGCCTGGTGCCGTTAGTTCAAAGAATAAAGAAGGAAAATATAATTTCATAAATAAAAAATTTAAATTTGATTTCAATATTCCTCAAGGAGATATTACTCAAAAGTCTGATTTTGATATTTTTCCAAAAGAAGTAGCAGAGGGCTTTCGAAACAATGACTTAACAATATTAAATACAAGATCTCTTTTAAACTTTAAAAGACAAATACCAAATTATAAAGGAAACATTTGCGTTTACGATATATATATGTTTCCTGTTATAAATACAGATTATCAAATTGTTTCTATTACAACTATTTTATATGATATTACTGAAAAAATAGAACTTGAAAAAAGCTTGCTTTTGGAAAAAGAAAAAGTGAATCACAATTCAAGACTAGCTTCATTAGGAGAAATGGCTGCAGGAATTGTTCATGAAATAAATAATCCCTTAACAATTATTGATGGGAATATTAAAATGTTGGAGATATTAAAAGATAATCCAATTAAATTTAGTGAAAAATTAAAATCTATGGAAAAAGCATCAGAACGAATAATTAAAATTATCAGAGGGCTTCGTAAGTTTTCAAGATCAAACTACCAAAATGAATATCGCCTCGAATTATTTTCTGAAATTTTAAATGAAGTTTTAATCATGATCGAAGAAAAAGCAAAACAATCTTTTGTTCAATTAAAATTAGATATAGCTCCAAATATCTTTATTTTTTGCAATTTGATTGAAATCGAACAAGTCATTGTAAATCTTTTAAATAATGCAATAGACGCCATTCAAAATTTAGAAGAAAAGTGGGTCAAAATAAATCTATTTAAAAATAAGGGACAAGCCATTTTACAAATTATTGATTCAGGCAATGGCATTTCAAAAGAAAGTGAAGAGAAAATTTTTCAACCTTTTTTTACTACAAAAGCAATTGGTGAAGGAACAGGCCTCGGATTAGCAATTGTCAAGGGGATACTGGAACAACACAAAGCTTCTATTCATTTAAATCATAATTTTAAAAATACCTGTTTTGAAATTTTTTTTCCATTAAATAATGAGGATGCGCATGGCAATTAA
- the ilvD gene encoding dihydroxy-acid dehydratase, whose product MSMKLNKYSSRITEPASQGASQAMLYGTGLTENDLSKPQIGIVSMWYEGNTCNMHLLDLSEKVKEGVTESGLVGMRFNTIGVSDGISMGTDGMSFSLQSRDLIADSIETVVSAQWYDGCIAIPGCDKNMPGCLIALGRLNRPGLIVYGGTINPGVIENKKIDIVSAFQCYGEFLAGKINDQERKSILKKACPGAGACGGMYTANTMASAIEALGMSLPYSSSTPAKDQLKLQECFQSGFAMRNLLEKDIKPKDIMTRKAFENAMVLITVLGGSTNAVLHLIAVARSVDVPLSLDDFQMISNKVPLLADFKPSGKYTMADLQEYGGIPAVMKMLLENGLLHGDCITVTGETVAENLKKVPSLHPEQKIIHPLSSPIKKTGHLQILKGNLAPEGSVAKVTGKEGLFFRGPARTFNSEEEMLKALENHKIFKGDVVVIRYEGPKGGPGMPEMLSPTSALMGAGFGNDVALITDGRFSGGSHGFIIGHISPEAQEGGPIALVYDNDFISIDVEKNQIHLEVSDEELNNRKTNWKMPNYKATKGTLFKYIKNVSSASLGCVTDI is encoded by the coding sequence ATGAGCATGAAACTAAATAAATATAGCTCCCGAATCACAGAACCAGCTTCTCAAGGTGCATCTCAAGCAATGCTTTACGGAACCGGTTTAACAGAAAATGATTTAAGTAAACCGCAAATTGGGATTGTAAGCATGTGGTATGAAGGTAACACATGTAACATGCATTTATTAGATTTATCTGAAAAAGTGAAAGAAGGAGTGACTGAGTCGGGTTTAGTAGGCATGCGTTTTAATACCATAGGGGTCAGTGATGGGATATCTATGGGAACAGATGGAATGAGTTTTTCTTTGCAATCAAGAGACCTTATTGCGGATTCCATTGAAACTGTTGTTTCCGCTCAATGGTATGATGGGTGTATTGCTATTCCAGGATGTGATAAAAATATGCCCGGATGTTTAATTGCTTTAGGGAGATTAAATCGTCCTGGATTGATTGTTTATGGAGGAACAATTAATCCAGGAGTCATTGAAAATAAAAAAATTGATATTGTTTCTGCCTTTCAATGTTACGGCGAATTTCTTGCTGGAAAAATAAATGATCAAGAAAGAAAATCAATATTAAAAAAAGCCTGTCCAGGAGCAGGCGCATGTGGCGGAATGTATACTGCAAATACAATGGCAAGTGCCATTGAAGCTTTAGGAATGAGTTTGCCTTATAGTTCTTCTACGCCCGCTAAAGATCAATTAAAGTTACAAGAATGTTTTCAAAGTGGATTCGCTATGCGTAATTTACTTGAAAAAGATATAAAGCCAAAAGATATTATGACCAGAAAAGCATTTGAAAATGCCATGGTGTTAATTACAGTTTTGGGTGGATCCACGAATGCTGTGTTACATTTAATTGCTGTTGCAAGATCGGTTGATGTTCCTTTAAGCCTTGATGACTTTCAAATGATCAGCAATAAGGTACCATTACTTGCCGATTTTAAACCTAGTGGGAAATACACAATGGCTGATCTCCAAGAATATGGAGGCATTCCTGCGGTAATGAAAATGTTATTAGAAAATGGTTTATTACATGGTGATTGTATAACTGTTACAGGTGAAACTGTAGCAGAAAATTTAAAAAAAGTACCCTCACTTCATCCTGAACAAAAAATTATTCATCCTTTATCTTCTCCTATTAAAAAAACAGGGCATTTACAAATTTTAAAGGGGAACTTAGCACCAGAAGGATCAGTAGCAAAAGTAACAGGAAAAGAGGGGCTATTTTTTCGAGGACCCGCTAGAACATTTAACTCTGAAGAAGAAATGCTAAAGGCTTTAGAGAATCATAAAATTTTTAAAGGTGACGTTGTTGTTATTAGATATGAAGGACCTAAAGGTGGTCCTGGAATGCCAGAAATGTTAAGTCCAACTTCAGCACTAATGGGAGCAGGTTTTGGAAATGATGTTGCTTTAATTACAGATGGAAGATTTTCTGGCGGCTCTCACGGATTTATTATTGGACATATTTCACCAGAAGCACAAGAAGGTGGTCCTATTGCGTTGGTTTATGACAATGACTTTATTTCAATTGATGTTGAAAAAAATCAAATTCATCTCGAAGTTTCGGATGAAGAACTAAATAATAGAAAAACAAATTGGAAAATGCCTAATTATAAAGCTACAAAAGGTACTTTATTTAAGTATATAAAAAATGTTTCTTCTGCAAGTTTAGGCTGCGTAACAGATATTTAA
- the ilvC gene encoding ketol-acid reductoisomerase yields the protein MSKLKFAYTEETVVTREEFPLQKAKEVLKDEVIAVIGYGVQGPAQALNLKDNGFHVIVGQRKNSPSWDKAVEDGWEPNKNLFSIEEACQKGTFICYLLSDAAQMQMWPTVREFLTPGKTLCFSHGFSVTYSDKTGVVPPPHVDVVLVAPKGSGRSVRKLFEQGKGINSSYAIEQDYTKKAEEKTLAFGIGVGSGYLFQTNFKHEVYSDLFGERGVLMGALAGIISAQYEVLRENGHSPSEAFNETVEELTQSLVPLISENGMDWMFKNCSTTAQRGALDWMPKFKKATLPVFHSLYKSVSTGEEARIVISSNSREDYREKLEAELQKLHNEEIWQVGQTVRKLRP from the coding sequence ATGTCAAAATTAAAATTTGCGTATACTGAAGAAACAGTTGTTACAAGAGAAGAGTTTCCTTTGCAAAAAGCAAAAGAAGTATTAAAAGATGAAGTGATAGCAGTTATTGGGTATGGCGTTCAAGGCCCAGCACAAGCGCTAAATTTAAAAGATAATGGATTTCATGTTATTGTTGGACAAAGAAAAAACTCACCTTCATGGGATAAAGCTGTTGAAGATGGATGGGAACCAAATAAAAATCTTTTTTCAATAGAAGAAGCTTGTCAAAAAGGAACTTTTATTTGTTACCTTTTATCTGATGCGGCACAAATGCAAATGTGGCCAACGGTTAGAGAGTTTCTCACACCAGGAAAAACCCTTTGTTTTTCTCATGGTTTTTCTGTTACTTATTCAGATAAAACGGGTGTTGTACCTCCACCTCATGTTGATGTTGTTTTAGTTGCACCAAAAGGTTCAGGAAGAAGTGTACGAAAATTATTTGAACAAGGAAAAGGAATTAATTCCAGCTACGCAATTGAACAGGACTATACAAAAAAAGCAGAAGAAAAAACTCTTGCTTTTGGAATTGGTGTTGGTTCAGGTTACTTATTTCAAACAAATTTTAAACATGAAGTTTACAGTGATTTATTTGGTGAACGCGGCGTATTAATGGGTGCGCTTGCAGGAATTATTTCTGCTCAATACGAGGTTCTAAGAGAAAATGGACATTCTCCAAGTGAAGCATTTAACGAAACAGTCGAAGAACTTACTCAAAGTTTAGTTCCTTTAATTTCTGAAAACGGAATGGACTGGATGTTTAAAAATTGTTCAACGACAGCACAACGAGGTGCTTTAGATTGGATGCCAAAATTTAAAAAAGCAACTCTGCCCGTTTTTCATTCTTTATATAAAAGTGTTTCCACTGGTGAAGAGGCAAGAATTGTCATTTCATCGAATAGCAGAGAAGATTATAGAGAAAAATTAGAAGCTGAACTTCAAAAATTACATAATGAAGAAATTTGGCAAGTTGGACAAACAGTTCGAAAACTTCGTCCTTAA
- a CDS encoding ACT domain-containing protein has product MRSVYEISLITENTLEIFQRVAIVFSRNRVMIQKMNFQTYNKSQNSNIKIEIFSDEIKVNRILKQLQKIIELLDIQVVNPNHFQNIAHNKEVYLCQN; this is encoded by the coding sequence ATGAGGTCTGTATATGAAATATCTTTGATAACAGAAAATACATTAGAAATTTTTCAAAGAGTTGCTATTGTTTTTTCGAGAAATCGAGTCATGATCCAAAAAATGAATTTTCAAACCTATAATAAGTCTCAAAACTCAAATATTAAAATTGAGATTTTTTCAGACGAAATTAAAGTAAATCGAATATTAAAACAATTGCAAAAAATTATTGAATTATTAGATATTCAAGTTGTAAACCCAAATCATTTTCAAAATATAGCTCATAATAAGGAAGTTTATTTATGTCAAAATTAA
- the ilvB gene encoding biosynthetic-type acetolactate synthase large subunit, whose protein sequence is MKKYNGASVLLKSLLCQNVEIIFGYPGGAIMPIYDALYDYSDSLKHILTRHEQGAIHAAEGYARVTGKTGVCFATSGPGATNLLTGIADAMLDSVPIVCITGQVSSNLLGTDAFQEANIISLTTSITKWNFQITKANEIPYAVAKAFFIAQNGRPGPVLLDITKDAQFEFMEYVKESFFFEKNKKWHPFFNANDIKKAAELIQQAKKPYMLVGHGVSIANAEKELLEFAEKTDIPVACTLLGLSAFPCDHSLYVGMLGMHGNYGANILTNEADLIIAIGMRFDDRVTGNLNTYAKQAKIIHIEIDPTEINKNVFCDVPLVGDAKNILKLLLPEVRNNKHNLWMQEFRKCYEKEYHSIIKNEFFPNDNQNLKMAQVINCLSELTNGSAVIVTDVGQHQMSAARYYKFKTKNSMITSGGLGTMGFALPAAIGAKFGAKDREVIAIIGDGGFQMNIQELGVIMQEKIPVKIIILNNSFLGMVRQWQELFFENRLSFTHMQNPDFIQIVKGYGIKAKKAVNKEQLEEYMREMILSKESYFLEVSVEKEENIFPMIPSGAGVSDVRLS, encoded by the coding sequence ATGAAAAAATACAATGGTGCTTCCGTGCTATTGAAGTCGTTACTTTGTCAAAATGTAGAAATTATTTTTGGATATCCTGGTGGAGCGATCATGCCAATATACGATGCTCTCTATGACTATTCCGATTCTTTAAAACACATATTGACAAGACATGAACAAGGAGCAATTCATGCAGCAGAGGGTTACGCTAGAGTAACAGGAAAAACGGGCGTTTGTTTTGCAACATCAGGTCCAGGAGCTACAAATTTATTAACAGGCATTGCAGATGCAATGTTAGATTCAGTACCTATTGTATGCATAACAGGACAAGTATCTAGTAATTTATTAGGTACTGATGCATTTCAAGAAGCAAATATAATTTCATTAACTACATCAATTACTAAATGGAATTTTCAAATTACAAAAGCAAATGAAATTCCTTATGCTGTCGCAAAAGCTTTTTTTATTGCTCAAAATGGACGACCTGGTCCTGTATTATTAGATATTACAAAAGATGCTCAATTTGAATTTATGGAATATGTAAAAGAAAGTTTTTTCTTTGAAAAAAATAAAAAATGGCATCCATTTTTTAATGCCAATGACATAAAAAAAGCTGCTGAATTAATCCAACAAGCTAAAAAACCTTATATGTTAGTTGGGCATGGAGTAAGTATTGCCAATGCTGAAAAAGAATTACTCGAATTTGCTGAAAAAACAGATATTCCTGTCGCATGCACCTTATTAGGTTTATCTGCATTTCCATGTGACCATTCTTTATATGTTGGAATGCTTGGAATGCATGGTAACTATGGAGCAAATATATTAACAAATGAAGCAGACCTAATTATTGCAATAGGAATGAGATTTGATGATAGAGTTACAGGTAACTTAAATACTTATGCGAAACAAGCGAAAATAATTCACATTGAAATTGACCCTACAGAAATAAATAAAAATGTTTTTTGTGATGTTCCTTTAGTGGGAGATGCAAAAAATATTTTAAAGTTACTTTTACCAGAGGTTCGAAATAATAAACATAATTTGTGGATGCAAGAATTCAGAAAATGTTACGAAAAAGAGTATCATTCAATTATTAAAAATGAATTCTTTCCTAACGATAATCAGAATTTAAAAATGGCACAAGTGATAAATTGTCTTTCAGAATTAACTAATGGAAGTGCTGTAATTGTTACTGATGTTGGGCAACATCAAATGTCGGCTGCAAGATATTATAAATTTAAAACAAAGAATTCAATGATTACTTCTGGTGGCCTAGGAACAATGGGATTTGCTTTGCCTGCTGCAATTGGTGCTAAATTCGGTGCGAAAGATAGAGAAGTTATTGCCATTATCGGTGATGGTGGCTTTCAAATGAATATCCAAGAGCTTGGAGTTATAATGCAGGAAAAAATTCCTGTTAAAATAATAATTTTAAATAATAGTTTTCTTGGAATGGTAAGGCAGTGGCAGGAATTATTTTTTGAAAATCGACTTTCTTTTACTCATATGCAAAATCCAGATTTTATTCAAATAGTAAAAGGTTATGGAATTAAAGCAAAAAAAGCTGTCAACAAAGAACAATTAGAAGAATATATGCGTGAAATGATTTTATCAAAAGAATCATATTTTTTAGAAGTAAGTGTTGAAAAAGAAGAAAATATATTTCCAATGATACCTTCTGGTGCTGGTGTCAGTGATGTTCGTTTATCTTAG
- a CDS encoding metal/formaldehyde-sensitive transcriptional repressor → MSSTKKNKLKHIITNKDKLISRVKKIKGQLEGVEKSLENDQDCKKILHIISSIRGALGGLMAEVMESHIINHMEEDKETLTDKEIKMAQELVESLKVFMK, encoded by the coding sequence ATGTCAAGCACTAAAAAAAACAAATTAAAACATATTATTACAAATAAAGACAAGCTTATTTCTAGGGTTAAAAAAATTAAGGGACAATTGGAAGGTGTAGAAAAGTCTTTAGAGAATGATCAAGACTGTAAAAAAATTCTTCATATTATCTCCTCTATAAGAGGAGCGTTGGGAGGGTTAATGGCTGAGGTCATGGAGAGTCATATCATTAATCACATGGAAGAAGATAAAGAAACATTAACAGATAAAGAAATAAAAATGGCTCAAGAATTAGTAGAATCTCTTAAAGTATTTATGAAATGA